One Vitis riparia cultivar Riparia Gloire de Montpellier isolate 1030 chromosome 4, EGFV_Vit.rip_1.0, whole genome shotgun sequence genomic window carries:
- the LOC117912453 gene encoding catalase isozyme 1-like: MDPYKYRPSSAYNSPYFTTNAGAPVYNNDSSLTVGSRGPVLLEDYHLVEKLANFQRERIPERVVHARGASAKGFFEVTHDVSDLTCADFLRAPGVQTPVIVRFSTVIHERGSPETIRDPRGFAVKFYTREGNFDMVGNNFPVFFIRDAMKFPDVIHAFKPNPKSHIQEYWRVVDFLSYHPESLSTFAFLFDDVGIPQDYRHMEGFGVHTFTLLNKAGKANYVKFHWKPTCGVKCLLEDEAIRVGGTNHSHATQDLYDSIKAGNYPEWKLFIQTMDPEHEDKFDFDPLDVTKTWPEDILPLQPVGRLVLNKNIDNFFAENEMLAFNPALVVPGIYYTNDKMLQGRIFAYSDTQRHRLGPNYLQLPVNAPKCAFHNNHHDGSMNFMHRDEEVDYFPSRFDPVRHAEKFPIPSTICHGKREKVVIEKENNFKQPGERYRSFAPDRQERFINRWVETLSDPRVTYEIRSIWISYWSQADRSLGQKLASRLNVKPKY, encoded by the exons ATGGATCCTTACAAG TATCGTCCTTCAAGCGCCTATAATTCTCCTTACTTCACCACAAATGCTGGTGCGCCTGTTTATAACAATGACTCGTCGCTCACCGTTGGATCAAGAG GCCCAGTTCTTCTTGAGGATTATCATTTGGTGGAGAAGCTTGCAAATTTTCAAAGAGAACGCATTCCAGAACGTGTGGTCCATGCTAGAGGAGCTAGTGCTAAAGGGTTTTTTGAGGTCACTCACGATGTCTCTGACCTCACATGTGCTGATTTCCTTCGTGCCCCTGGAGTGCAGACTCCAGTTATTGTTAGGTTTTCCACTGTTATCCATGAGCGTGGCAGCCCTGAGACCATAAGGGACCCTCGAGGTTTTGCTGTGAAGTTCTATACTAGAGAG GGCAATTTTGATATGGTGGGAAACAATTTCCCAGTCTTCTTTATTCGTGATGCAATGAAGTTCCCTGATGTGATCCATGCTTTCAAACCCAATCCGAAGTCCCATATCCAGGAGTATTGGAGAGTTGTTGACTTCTTGTCCTACCATCCAGAAAGCTTGAGCACATTTGCCTTCCTCTTCGATGATGTGGGTATCCCACAGGACTATAGGCACATGGAAGGCTTTGGTGTTCACACCTTCACTCTACTCAACAAGGCTGGGAAGGCAAATTATGTGAAGTTCCACTGGAAACCCACGTGTGGAGTCAAGTGTTTGTTGGAGGATGAAGCCATAAGAGTTGGAGGAACTAACCACAGTCATGCTACTCAGGATCTCTATGACTCGATCAAGGCTGGAAACTATCCTGAGTGGAAGCTTTTCATCCAGACGATGGATCCTGAACATGAAGACAAGTTTGACTTTGATCCACTTGATGTTACCAAGACTTGGCCTGAGGATATCTTGCCCTTGCAGCCAGTGGGCCGGTTGGTATTAAACAAGAACATAGATAATTTCTTTGCTGAGAATGAGATGCTTGCCTTCAATCCAGCTCTTGTTGTACCTGGTATATATTACACAAATGATAAAATGCTCCAAGGTAGAATCTTTGCCTATTCTGATACTCAGAGGCACCGCCTTGGACCGAACTATCTGCAGCTTCCAGTAAATGCTCCCAAGTGTGCTTTTCACAACAATCACCATGACGGTTCCATGAATTTCATGCACAGGGATGAGgag GTCGACTACTTCCCTTCAAGGTTTGATCCTGTTCGTCATGCGGAGAAATTCCCTATTCCTTCTACTATTTGCCATGGCAAGCGTGAGAAG GTCGTCATTGAGAAGGAGAACAATTTCAAGCAGCCTGGTGAGAGATACCGTTCATTTGCACCGGACAG GCAAGAGCGTTTCATCAACAGATGGGTTGAGACCTTGTCTGATCCAAGGGTCACCTATGAGATCCGCAGTATCTGGATTTCATATTGGTCTCAG GCTGACAGGTCTCTGGGTCAGAAGCTTGCTTCTCGTCTTAATGTCAAACCTAAGTATTGA